In a genomic window of Leisingera caerulea DSM 24564:
- a CDS encoding YjbH domain-containing protein translates to MTNLNFQGRQWLLAALTAAAPALAQAQSTSTYGTPGLIETPTAEMYPDGTLAFTSGMLDQTLRATMTFQLLPWVHGSFRYAVIEDFDGDGANNRYDRSFDLHFLLREEDARAPALALGLRDFGGTGIYASEYIVATKTIRDRLKLTGGIGWGRMAGRGSFSNPLGVLSNRFKTRADSNAGGIAETGQLDFGNWFRGDAALFGGASWAYSDRLTLLAEYSPDLYTKERDRIGFEVSSPFNFGAQYRLKNGAQLTAAYMYGTTLGLSYSYFIDPRQSVTPGGQGASPPPLLPIDRVALASWNLPDAAAAPDRRQQVLTRTLEQEGLRLVYLEDAGQTLRIGVENGTYGQAAQAIGRAARVLANTQPAHVQSFDIALMSNGVPLSSVRINRQDLYELEHDPDGAWRSFARAEISDSIPLAEGGIASGAYPHFSYRLGPYLQASFFDPDAPLRYEIGARLGLDYTIAPGLSLSAGLRQPAAGNLDDSQRESNSVIQRVRSDWGLYAQQSDLRMEHLTAEYIWRPGTDLYARTTAGYLETMYGGLSAELLWFPPGSRLALGAEMNYVRQRDFDVLFGFQDYSVATGHVSAYYDLPGDYHAQLDAGRYLAGDYGATVTLDREFANGFKVGAFFTLTTVSFDDFGEGSFDKGIRLEIPVSWLTGRPSRDRLAQVIRPVLRDGGARLNVRNRLYGVTREARAQQLVRGWGRFLR, encoded by the coding sequence ATGACAAATTTGAATTTCCAGGGACGGCAATGGCTTTTGGCAGCCCTTACGGCTGCGGCCCCGGCACTGGCCCAGGCGCAAAGCACGTCGACTTACGGCACACCGGGATTGATCGAAACTCCTACGGCCGAAATGTATCCCGACGGCACCCTGGCTTTTACCAGCGGTATGCTGGATCAGACCCTGCGGGCCACCATGACCTTTCAGCTGCTGCCTTGGGTGCATGGCAGTTTCCGGTACGCGGTTATCGAGGATTTCGACGGTGACGGTGCCAACAACCGCTACGATCGCAGTTTCGACCTCCACTTTCTGCTGCGCGAGGAAGACGCGCGTGCTCCGGCCCTGGCCCTCGGCCTGCGCGACTTCGGCGGCACCGGGATCTACGCATCAGAGTATATTGTGGCCACCAAGACCATTCGCGACCGGCTGAAACTGACCGGCGGCATCGGCTGGGGCCGCATGGCCGGACGAGGCAGTTTTTCGAACCCGCTGGGGGTGCTGTCCAACCGGTTCAAAACCCGTGCAGATTCGAATGCCGGCGGTATCGCGGAAACCGGGCAGCTGGATTTCGGCAATTGGTTCCGGGGCGATGCGGCGCTGTTCGGCGGGGCCAGCTGGGCCTACAGCGACCGCTTGACCCTGCTGGCGGAATATTCACCCGACCTTTACACCAAGGAGCGGGACCGCATCGGTTTCGAGGTCAGCTCGCCGTTCAACTTTGGCGCCCAGTACCGTTTGAAGAACGGAGCGCAGCTGACCGCGGCCTATATGTATGGAACTACCCTGGGGCTCAGCTACAGCTATTTCATCGACCCGCGTCAGAGCGTGACGCCAGGCGGGCAGGGCGCCTCGCCGCCGCCGCTGCTGCCGATTGACCGAGTGGCGCTGGCCAGCTGGAACCTGCCTGATGCCGCCGCTGCACCGGACCGCCGGCAGCAAGTCCTGACGCGGACGCTGGAGCAGGAAGGGCTGCGGCTGGTCTACCTTGAGGATGCAGGGCAAACCCTGCGGATCGGGGTTGAAAACGGCACCTACGGCCAGGCGGCGCAGGCCATCGGGCGGGCGGCCCGGGTGCTGGCCAACACCCAGCCCGCTCATGTGCAAAGCTTTGATATCGCGCTTATGTCCAACGGTGTGCCGCTCAGCTCCGTGCGTATCAACCGCCAGGACCTCTATGAGCTGGAGCATGATCCCGACGGCGCCTGGCGCAGTTTTGCCCGGGCTGAAATTTCCGACAGCATCCCGCTGGCCGAAGGCGGTATTGCAAGCGGTGCCTATCCCCATTTCAGCTACCGGCTTGGACCCTATTTGCAGGCCTCTTTCTTCGATCCGGACGCCCCCCTGCGCTATGAAATCGGGGCCCGGCTTGGTCTCGATTACACCATTGCCCCGGGCCTCAGCCTGTCTGCCGGGCTGCGCCAGCCGGCTGCGGGCAACCTGGACGACAGCCAGCGCGAGTCGAATTCGGTGATTCAGCGGGTGCGTTCGGACTGGGGCCTTTATGCGCAACAGTCGGATCTGCGCATGGAACATCTGACCGCCGAGTATATCTGGCGGCCCGGCACCGATCTTTATGCCCGCACCACGGCAGGTTATCTGGAGACCATGTATGGCGGCTTGTCAGCCGAGCTGCTTTGGTTTCCGCCCGGCAGCCGCCTGGCTCTGGGAGCTGAGATGAATTACGTCAGGCAGCGCGACTTTGACGTGCTGTTCGGGTTCCAGGACTACTCGGTAGCGACCGGCCATGTCTCGGCCTATTACGATCTGCCCGGCGACTACCACGCGCAGCTGGACGCAGGCCGCTATCTGGCCGGGGACTACGGGGCCACAGTCACACTGGACCGCGAATTTGCCAATGGCTTCAAGGTGGGCGCCTTTTTCACCCTGACCACGGTCAGCTTCGACGACTTCGGCGAGGGGTCCTTTGACAAGGGGATCCGGCTGGAAATCCCGGTCTCCTGGCTGACTGGCCGCCCGTCGCGCGACCGGCTGGCGCAGGTGATCCGCCCGGTGCTGCGCGATGGCGGCGCCCGGCTCAATGTGCGCAACCGGCTGTATGGTGTCACCCGCGAGGCGCGGGCCCAGCAGCTGGTGCGGGGATGGGGGAGGTTCCTGCGTTGA
- a CDS encoding YjbF family lipoprotein: protein MSCGEARDEFELLRGALQPDAPRFHPRANALASVRPIPPRLEVGFPSRDLSGVMLLETERAGVQTWLTADGATITLEQGFLTSAKGFGSGLAASDVRQSADLVLAGREGTVERFHSFLNGNDQIELHAYKCAVTRLGPESIFLRGLPVTAQKLQERCHGVAESFTNTYWVRQGVPEIVQSSQWTGSFLGNLFMKTVPDEI, encoded by the coding sequence ATGTCCTGCGGTGAAGCCCGGGATGAGTTTGAGCTTTTGCGCGGCGCGCTGCAGCCCGACGCGCCCCGGTTCCACCCGCGCGCCAATGCGCTGGCGTCGGTGCGGCCGATCCCGCCGCGGCTGGAGGTCGGTTTTCCCAGCCGCGACCTTAGCGGTGTCATGCTCTTGGAAACTGAGCGCGCAGGCGTGCAGACATGGCTTACCGCTGATGGCGCCACGATCACCCTGGAGCAAGGTTTCCTTACCTCCGCCAAGGGGTTCGGCTCCGGCCTGGCCGCCTCGGATGTGCGTCAAAGCGCGGATCTGGTACTGGCCGGGCGGGAGGGGACGGTGGAACGGTTCCACAGTTTTCTGAACGGCAACGACCAGATCGAACTGCACGCCTACAAGTGCGCGGTGACGCGTCTTGGGCCGGAGAGCATCTTTCTGCGCGGTCTGCCGGTTACCGCGCAAAAGCTGCAAGAGCGCTGCCACGGGGTAGCGGAAAGCTTCACAAATACTTATTGGGTGCGGCAGGGAGTCCCTGAGATCGTGCAATCCTCGCAGTGGACCGGCAGCTTCCTTGGCAACCTCTTTATGAAGACGGTTCCGGATGAGATTTGA
- a CDS encoding polysaccharide biosynthesis/export family protein yields the protein MRRISVAISAMALAGLVSGCSTVYRSPAVKAGVSEAGKVRVVAVTPETVLVANRAAYQPKTLPAVFQISAGSGTGASPRGAGTLPNPPSTQDGSRQGLRLDPPPQADPGPYTIGTGDVVVLSTPSTQGTVAELSGLLAAQNSRNGYTVQDDGSINIPDVGRVRIAGLTVDEAEALLFQRLVESQIDPTFSLEVSEFNSRRVSIGGAVGKPGVLPITLTPLTLGEALAAAGSVSVADIDVSSVRIYRDGRMYQIPLEDLYSRSELQRLNLLAGDSVFVDTDYDLSRAERFFAQQIQLQQTTLAGRRAAIDELTAALTLRRADLDERRENFAQALKLDAVERDYVYLSGEVRTQGRYTLPFGHKATLADALFDTGGGIAKETGDASEVYVLRASDDIREFGAVTAWHLDVRNAAHLPLAAKFELRPGDIVFVAENPVTRWGRTIDQITPSLITAPVNALSD from the coding sequence GTGCGCCGCATTTCCGTTGCCATCAGTGCTATGGCCCTGGCTGGATTGGTATCCGGCTGCTCAACTGTCTATCGCAGCCCGGCCGTGAAGGCCGGCGTGTCGGAGGCGGGCAAGGTGCGGGTGGTGGCCGTGACCCCGGAAACCGTTCTGGTCGCGAACCGCGCTGCCTATCAGCCCAAGACCCTGCCTGCCGTCTTCCAGATCTCTGCAGGCTCCGGCACCGGCGCCAGCCCGCGCGGGGCCGGCACTCTGCCCAATCCGCCCTCCACCCAGGACGGCAGCCGCCAGGGGCTGCGCCTGGATCCGCCGCCTCAGGCGGACCCCGGCCCCTATACCATCGGCACCGGCGATGTGGTGGTGCTGTCCACCCCGTCGACACAAGGAACTGTGGCGGAGCTGTCAGGGCTGCTGGCGGCCCAGAACAGCCGCAATGGCTATACCGTGCAGGATGATGGCTCGATCAACATCCCGGACGTGGGCCGGGTGCGGATTGCCGGCCTCACTGTGGACGAGGCCGAGGCGCTGCTGTTCCAGCGGCTGGTGGAGAGCCAGATCGACCCGACCTTCAGCCTGGAAGTCTCCGAGTTCAACTCCCGCCGCGTCTCCATCGGCGGCGCCGTTGGCAAGCCCGGCGTGCTGCCGATCACCCTGACGCCCCTCACCCTGGGCGAGGCGCTGGCCGCTGCGGGTTCGGTCTCGGTTGCGGATATCGACGTGAGTTCGGTGCGGATCTACCGTGATGGCCGCATGTATCAGATCCCGCTTGAGGATCTCTATTCCCGTTCCGAGCTGCAGCGCCTCAATCTGCTGGCCGGTGACTCTGTGTTCGTGGACACCGACTACGACCTCAGCCGCGCCGAACGCTTTTTTGCGCAGCAGATCCAGCTTCAGCAGACCACTCTGGCGGGCCGCCGCGCGGCGATTGATGAGCTGACCGCAGCGCTGACGCTGCGCCGCGCCGATCTGGACGAACGCCGCGAGAACTTCGCCCAGGCGCTGAAGCTGGACGCGGTGGAGCGGGATTATGTATATCTCAGCGGCGAAGTCCGCACCCAGGGCCGCTACACGCTGCCGTTCGGGCACAAGGCCACGCTGGCAGATGCGCTGTTCGACACCGGCGGCGGTATCGCCAAGGAAACCGGCGATGCCTCCGAGGTCTACGTGCTGCGCGCATCTGATGACATCCGCGAATTCGGCGCCGTCACCGCCTGGCACCTGGACGTGCGCAACGCTGCGCATCTGCCCCTGGCCGCCAAATTTGAGCTGCGCCCCGGTGATATCGTCTTTGTTGCCGAAAACCCGGTCACCCGCTGGGGCCGCACCATCGACCAGATCACGCCGTCGCTTATCACCGCGCCGGTCAATGCCTTAAGTGATTGA
- a CDS encoding dehydrogenase E1 component subunit alpha/beta, with amino-acid sequence MDRAQIVHQNFLDRVQARTLPAGAAPAGPLAAEAAVGTFRAQVLSRALDLTSRAMQKAGEGFYTIGSSGHEGMAAVARALRPTDMAFLHYRDAAFQIARADQVPGQRIAWDMLLSFACSSEDPTSGGRHKVLGSKALMIPPQTSTIASHLPKAVGAAYSIGAAKRHQPEHQLLPEDAIVMCSFGDASANHSTAQGAINTAGWTSVQSTPLPLLFVCEDNGIGISTKTPKGWIEASMAGRPGIRYFKANGLDIYNAFAVAQEAAEYVRTRKKPAFLHLRTVRLYGHAGADVPTTYMAKAEVEADEANDPLLHSVRLLDEAGALKPAEALKIYQETCARVERIRAEAVTRPHLKTADDVVASLIPPKRECAPTNGPSAEARAAAFGSDMRAMEEPQPMSRLINWALTDLMLEHGEIVMMGEDVGRKGGVYGVSQKLQQRFGPDRVIDTLLDEQSILGLAIGMGHNGFLPIPEIQFLAYLHNAEDQLRGEAATLPFFSNGQFSNPMVLRIAGLGYQKGFGGHFHNDNSLAVLRDIPGLVIACPSDGAEAAMMMREAVRLAREEQRVVVFVEPIALYPMRDLHEPKDGGWMRTYPSPDQRIGLGEVGVHGDGTDLAIVTYGNGRYLSTQAQAELAAQGLDARIVDLRWLAPLPEAALLEAVKGCDHVLIVDECRTTGSQSEALMALFAEQSDIPAARIAASDCFIATGPAYGATLPSKDSIVEAALTLAGGKS; translated from the coding sequence ATGGACCGCGCCCAGATCGTGCATCAGAATTTCCTCGACCGGGTTCAGGCTAGGACCCTGCCTGCAGGCGCCGCGCCCGCTGGGCCGCTTGCCGCGGAGGCGGCGGTTGGCACGTTCCGCGCGCAGGTCCTGAGCCGGGCGCTGGACCTGACCAGCCGGGCAATGCAAAAGGCGGGAGAGGGGTTTTACACCATCGGCTCCTCCGGGCATGAGGGGATGGCGGCGGTGGCGCGGGCGCTGCGCCCGACCGATATGGCGTTCCTCCATTACCGCGATGCGGCGTTTCAGATCGCCCGTGCGGACCAGGTGCCGGGTCAAAGGATCGCCTGGGACATGCTGCTGTCCTTTGCCTGCTCCAGCGAGGATCCGACCTCCGGCGGGCGGCACAAGGTGCTGGGCTCCAAGGCGCTGATGATCCCGCCCCAGACCTCGACCATCGCCTCGCATCTGCCCAAGGCGGTGGGCGCGGCCTATTCCATCGGCGCAGCCAAGCGGCACCAGCCGGAGCATCAGCTGCTCCCGGAGGATGCGATTGTCATGTGCTCCTTCGGGGATGCGTCGGCCAATCACTCGACTGCGCAGGGGGCGATCAACACGGCAGGCTGGACCTCGGTGCAGTCGACGCCGCTGCCGTTGCTGTTCGTCTGCGAGGACAACGGCATCGGGATTTCGACCAAGACGCCGAAAGGCTGGATCGAGGCCTCGATGGCGGGGCGGCCCGGCATCCGGTACTTCAAGGCGAACGGGCTGGATATTTACAACGCCTTTGCGGTGGCGCAGGAGGCGGCGGAGTATGTGCGGACCCGCAAGAAGCCGGCCTTTCTGCATTTACGCACCGTGCGGCTGTACGGCCATGCCGGGGCGGATGTGCCGACCACTTACATGGCGAAGGCAGAGGTGGAGGCGGATGAGGCCAACGATCCGCTGCTGCACTCAGTGCGGCTGCTGGATGAGGCTGGCGCGCTGAAGCCAGCCGAGGCGCTGAAAATCTACCAGGAGACCTGCGCGCGGGTGGAGCGGATCCGGGCTGAGGCGGTGACGCGGCCGCATTTGAAGACGGCTGACGATGTCGTGGCCAGCCTGATCCCGCCCAAGCGGGAGTGTGCGCCGACCAATGGGCCCAGTGCTGAGGCGCGCGCCGCAGCCTTTGGCAGCGACATGCGGGCAATGGAGGAGCCGCAGCCGATGTCGCGCCTCATCAACTGGGCGCTGACCGATCTGATGCTGGAGCACGGTGAAATCGTCATGATGGGCGAGGACGTAGGCCGCAAGGGCGGGGTTTATGGCGTCAGCCAGAAGCTGCAGCAGCGGTTCGGGCCGGACCGGGTGATTGATACGTTGCTGGATGAGCAGTCGATCCTGGGGCTGGCAATTGGCATGGGGCACAACGGGTTTCTGCCGATCCCGGAGATCCAGTTCCTCGCCTATCTTCATAACGCAGAGGATCAGCTGCGCGGCGAGGCGGCGACTTTGCCGTTTTTCTCCAACGGGCAATTCTCCAACCCGATGGTGCTGCGGATTGCCGGACTGGGGTACCAGAAGGGGTTTGGCGGTCATTTCCACAACGATAACTCACTGGCGGTGCTGCGGGATATTCCGGGTCTGGTGATTGCCTGCCCGTCGGACGGGGCCGAGGCTGCGATGATGATGCGCGAAGCGGTGCGGCTGGCGCGCGAGGAGCAGCGGGTGGTGGTCTTTGTCGAGCCCATCGCGCTCTACCCCATGCGGGACCTGCATGAGCCCAAGGATGGCGGCTGGATGCGGACCTACCCTTCGCCGGACCAGCGTATTGGCTTGGGCGAAGTTGGCGTGCATGGGGATGGCACCGATCTGGCCATCGTGACCTACGGCAACGGGCGCTACCTCTCCACACAGGCGCAAGCGGAGCTGGCGGCTCAGGGCTTGGATGCGCGGATCGTGGACCTGCGCTGGCTGGCGCCCTTGCCGGAAGCGGCGCTGCTGGAGGCGGTGAAGGGCTGCGACCACGTTTTGATTGTCGACGAATGCCGTACCACCGGCAGCCAGTCCGAGGCGCTGATGGCGCTGTTTGCAGAGCAAAGCGATATCCCCGCGGCGCGGATTGCGGCCAGCGATTGCTTTATCGCAACCGGGCCTGCCTATGGCGCAACGCTGCCGTCCAAAGACAGTATCGTTGAGGCCGCATTGACGCTGGCAGGAGGTAAGTCATGA
- a CDS encoding acyl carrier protein, which yields MTRTAVLICPGRGTYNKAELGYLHRYHADKAALFAGFDAQRRDAGQEEVTALDGATRFSLSKYSRGDIASPLIYASALADAQSLAKDIEVVAVTGNSMGWYIALAAAGALSPEGGFRVVNTMGTLMQEQLIGGQLVYPFAGQDWQNDPARKAQLLALAAEINAREGHDLALSIDLGGLLVLAGNEAGLAAFEEAVPVVEDRFPMRLANHAAFHTALQAPVAAEGRRRLGADLFTQPEVPLIDGRGQIWWPGATDTQELWDYTLGHQVVEPYDFTRAVQNAACEFAPDVFIVTGPGTTLGGAVAQSLVHCGWQGMSGKEAFKLRQAEDPLLVSMGDEAQRGFVTA from the coding sequence ATGACCCGCACCGCCGTTCTGATCTGCCCGGGTCGGGGCACCTACAACAAGGCGGAGCTGGGCTATCTGCACCGTTACCATGCGGACAAGGCGGCGCTGTTTGCGGGATTTGATGCGCAGCGGCGCGATGCCGGGCAGGAAGAGGTTACAGCGCTTGACGGGGCCACCCGGTTTTCTTTGTCGAAGTATTCGCGCGGGGATATTGCCTCGCCGCTGATCTACGCCTCGGCACTGGCGGATGCGCAGTCGCTGGCGAAGGATATCGAGGTGGTTGCGGTCACCGGCAACTCAATGGGCTGGTATATCGCGCTGGCGGCGGCGGGGGCATTGAGCCCTGAAGGCGGCTTCCGGGTGGTGAACACCATGGGCACGCTGATGCAGGAACAGTTGATCGGCGGCCAGCTGGTCTATCCCTTTGCCGGACAGGATTGGCAGAATGATCCCGCGCGCAAGGCGCAGCTGCTGGCACTGGCGGCAGAGATCAATGCCCGCGAGGGGCATGATCTGGCGCTGTCGATTGATTTGGGCGGGCTGCTGGTGCTGGCCGGGAACGAGGCCGGGCTGGCAGCGTTCGAGGAAGCTGTGCCGGTGGTCGAGGACCGCTTCCCGATGCGGCTGGCGAACCACGCGGCCTTTCATACCGCGCTGCAGGCGCCGGTGGCGGCAGAGGGCCGCAGGCGGTTGGGGGCGGACCTGTTCACCCAGCCGGAGGTGCCGCTGATCGACGGGCGCGGGCAGATCTGGTGGCCGGGTGCGACGGATACTCAGGAGTTGTGGGATTACACGCTTGGGCATCAGGTTGTGGAGCCCTATGACTTCACCCGTGCGGTGCAGAATGCGGCCTGCGAGTTCGCACCGGATGTGTTCATCGTGACCGGCCCCGGCACCACGCTGGGCGGCGCGGTGGCGCAGTCGCTGGTGCACTGCGGCTGGCAGGGGATGTCCGGCAAGGAGGCCTTCAAGCTGCGGCAGGCCGAGGACCCGCTCCTGGTCTCCATGGGGGATGAGGCGCAGCGCGGGTTTGTGACCGCCTGA
- a CDS encoding DUF427 domain-containing protein — protein MDAQVQIRNRGYGIVVEPLHGLVTARRNGIILAQSTRAKVMYETRLTPAVYFPAEDVTAPLSGHTSLQTFCPFKGTASYRDILLPGDRVQNGVWAYEDAMPEAAAISGYIGFMPGAEAEFDLGRNKVEMPDYGNISGPVIDWLLRDAALVPAPEELTAALAEKLVEQGIHLSRLSVMAWSLHPMIAGKNYIWQRKTGEVTTYAPSYEIHDHPAYQNSPLRHVSNGLGGVRHRLGSCCSDDAFPILEDLRKEGATDYVAMPLRFSDGRINVLTLTSDHPNGFSTANLGLIFECSDVIARYYEIFMQRENAQSLLETYVGRRTGARVLGGEIRRGDGDEIDAAIMFCDLRGSTRLEEELGRQDYIALLNQFFETASTIVHDHGGEVLKFIGDAVLAVFPAGSDPERARAQALDSARAIIARLEEIAGEEDGHRCEAAIGIAYGRVTYGNVGSRERLDFTVIGQAANIAARLGDYGKTVNHPVVVSCDILSDPSQGIPLGAVSLHNVSQPVTCYALAARTEPQAAAE, from the coding sequence ATGGATGCACAGGTGCAGATCCGCAACCGGGGCTACGGCATTGTTGTCGAGCCGCTGCACGGACTGGTCACTGCCCGGCGCAATGGCATCATCCTGGCGCAAAGCACCCGCGCCAAGGTCATGTATGAAACCCGCCTTACTCCGGCGGTCTATTTCCCGGCAGAAGACGTGACCGCCCCGCTCTCCGGCCATACCTCCTTGCAGACCTTCTGCCCGTTCAAAGGCACCGCCAGCTACCGCGACATCCTGCTGCCCGGCGACCGGGTGCAGAACGGTGTCTGGGCCTATGAGGACGCGATGCCCGAAGCCGCGGCGATTTCCGGCTATATCGGTTTCATGCCGGGTGCGGAGGCTGAATTCGACCTCGGCCGCAACAAGGTGGAAATGCCGGACTACGGCAATATCTCCGGCCCGGTGATCGACTGGCTGCTGCGCGATGCGGCATTGGTTCCGGCCCCGGAGGAGCTGACCGCCGCCTTGGCGGAAAAACTGGTGGAACAGGGCATTCACCTCTCCCGCCTCTCGGTGATGGCCTGGTCGCTGCACCCGATGATCGCAGGCAAGAACTATATCTGGCAAAGGAAGACAGGCGAGGTCACCACCTACGCGCCGTCTTACGAGATCCACGACCACCCGGCTTACCAGAACAGCCCCCTGCGGCATGTGTCCAACGGCTTGGGCGGGGTGCGGCACCGGCTCGGCAGCTGCTGCTCCGACGATGCCTTCCCGATCCTCGAAGACCTGCGCAAGGAGGGCGCCACCGATTATGTCGCCATGCCGCTGCGGTTCTCCGACGGGCGCATCAACGTGCTGACCCTGACCAGCGACCACCCCAACGGGTTTTCCACTGCCAACCTGGGGCTGATCTTTGAATGTTCCGACGTGATCGCCCGCTATTATGAGATTTTCATGCAGCGCGAAAATGCCCAGTCCCTGCTGGAAACCTATGTCGGCAGACGCACCGGCGCCCGGGTGCTGGGCGGTGAAATCCGCCGGGGCGACGGAGACGAGATCGACGCCGCCATCATGTTCTGCGACCTGCGCGGCTCCACCCGGCTGGAGGAGGAACTGGGCCGCCAGGACTATATCGCGCTGCTGAACCAGTTTTTTGAGACCGCCTCGACCATTGTGCATGACCACGGCGGCGAAGTGCTGAAATTCATCGGCGACGCTGTGCTGGCGGTGTTCCCGGCCGGCAGCGACCCGGAAAGGGCGCGCGCCCAGGCGCTGGACAGCGCCCGCGCCATCATCGCCCGGCTGGAGGAGATCGCGGGCGAAGAAGACGGCCACCGCTGCGAGGCGGCCATCGGCATCGCCTACGGGCGGGTGACCTATGGCAACGTCGGCTCGCGGGAGCGGCTGGACTTCACGGTGATCGGCCAGGCCGCCAATATCGCCGCCCGGCTGGGCGACTACGGCAAGACGGTCAATCACCCGGTCGTCGTCAGCTGCGATATCCTGAGCGACCCGTCACAGGGCATCCCGCTGGGCGCTGTCAGCCTGCACAATGTCTCCCAGCCGGTGACCTGCTATGCCCTCGCCGCCAGGACCGAACCGCAAGCCGCGGCCGAATAA
- a CDS encoding winged helix-turn-helix domain-containing protein, with protein sequence MPDPTISVSEARAAGSRVIAFGIAAIVALLVIAGTVLLLTLPDANAFNQRVERLFVENDLTAQAEIKLLEILAQSGTAFADTLTSYRMVIFVLLVFATAMMVAALAVLGMLVMLNRRMAQIERAGIQVNELLISRDENTVYLNNMGFKLTPAAMETLSVLAEARLDDDVLSGAEIEAVISGRTSADCEEAAGATRIKRLRDTLGNQMVSELLVKNIAKRGYVLAISKEVIRMV encoded by the coding sequence ATGCCGGATCCTACTATCTCCGTTTCTGAGGCCCGCGCCGCCGGCAGCAGGGTGATCGCATTCGGCATCGCCGCCATTGTGGCGCTGCTGGTGATCGCCGGCACAGTGCTGCTGCTGACCCTGCCCGATGCCAATGCCTTCAACCAACGGGTGGAGCGGCTGTTTGTCGAAAACGACCTGACCGCCCAGGCCGAGATCAAGCTGCTGGAAATCCTGGCCCAGTCCGGCACTGCCTTTGCCGACACGCTGACCAGCTACCGGATGGTGATCTTTGTGCTGCTGGTATTCGCCACCGCGATGATGGTGGCGGCGCTGGCCGTGCTGGGCATGCTGGTGATGCTGAACCGCCGCATGGCGCAGATCGAACGGGCGGGTATCCAGGTGAATGAGCTGCTGATCAGCCGCGATGAAAACACCGTCTACCTCAACAACATGGGATTCAAGCTGACGCCCGCCGCAATGGAAACCCTGTCGGTTCTGGCCGAGGCCCGGCTGGACGACGATGTGCTGTCAGGCGCCGAGATCGAGGCGGTCATTTCAGGCCGCACGTCGGCAGATTGCGAGGAGGCCGCCGGCGCCACCCGGATCAAGCGGCTGCGGGACACGCTGGGCAATCAGATGGTCAGTGAACTGCTGGTCAAAAACATCGCCAAGCGCGGCTACGTGCTGGCCATCAGCAAGGAAGTGATCCGCATGGTCTGA
- a CDS encoding ribonuclease HII has protein sequence MTQPDYSLEAAALAQGHLRIAGVDEVGRGPLAGPVTAAAVVLDAAAIPEGLNDSKKLSLKKREALEGKILSSAQTAIAHATVEEIDSLNILRASHLAMERAVAALDPAPDYLLIDGNLIPKGLVLPCEAVVKGDAKSLSIAAASIIAKLARDRIMVDLAQQFPGYGWEKNAGYPSKQHRDALVQLGVTPHHRRSFKPVHNILYQE, from the coding sequence ATGACACAGCCCGACTACAGCCTGGAAGCCGCCGCCCTTGCCCAAGGGCACCTGAGAATTGCCGGAGTGGATGAGGTTGGCCGCGGGCCGCTGGCCGGGCCGGTGACGGCTGCGGCTGTGGTTCTGGATGCCGCTGCGATCCCGGAAGGTCTGAACGACTCCAAGAAACTGAGCCTTAAGAAGCGCGAGGCGCTGGAAGGCAAAATCCTGTCCTCCGCGCAGACGGCCATTGCCCATGCGACGGTCGAAGAGATTGATTCCCTGAACATTTTGCGCGCCTCCCACCTGGCGATGGAGCGGGCGGTGGCGGCGCTGGATCCGGCGCCGGATTACCTGCTGATCGACGGCAACCTGATCCCCAAGGGGCTGGTCCTGCCCTGCGAGGCGGTCGTCAAAGGCGACGCCAAATCGCTGTCGATTGCGGCTGCGTCGATCATCGCCAAACTGGCACGCGACCGGATCATGGTGGATTTGGCGCAACAGTTCCCCGGTTACGGCTGGGAGAAAAACGCAGGCTATCCCTCGAAACAGCACCGGGACGCGCTAGTTCAGTTGGGAGTGACCCCACATCATAGGCGCTCCTTTAAGCCGGTACACAATATCTTGTATCAAGAGTGA